From the genome of Salvia splendens isolate huo1 chromosome 7, SspV2, whole genome shotgun sequence:
GTTTTGGATAAAATTACATTATTCTATTTAGAGTGTTAATTAAAACAACAATATGTATTGTAAAACGACGCGGTTTTAAGATATATTacatccgtccacgaaaaatagccATATTGTACCATTTTATGTCTTCCATCAAAATTAGTTTCTATCGATTAAGTTGTAAGGTTTTCTCTCTAATGGGGTGAATTTTattttccactaataatacATCAACTTCTtgttactttaccaattttttagGCATATCaatttgtttttttcattttattaattttttaaaaatatacatcCATCCAcgaaaatagtctcattttttttaatttttgggccACAACAAAATAATCTCATCCAACTGTTTTTCCCCTCTCCCATACTTTacctaatttttttcatttttatctcttactttaccaatttctcatgGAATCTTGTGCCGGTTATCCATGAGCCTATTTTTTGTGAACgaataaagtataaacttaattgatttgttttatttttaatatttttttatacctaaatatttttaataaataaaaacgtATTATcttcgtccacaaaaaatagtctaattTTACTTGTACTACTATTTTGGGtcatccaccaaaattagacaaattctaaatataaaaggttttaaataaatactaacCATACGCATAATTCTAAATGTGAACTCCACAATACAATAGCAATATTTCCACCGccttttttctccttttatcttactttactaattgaaCATAAAAATTCATATCATTTTGTTTTTTGTGAACGGAGGTAGTATTGTTTATACAAAactttagttttattttatcaaatttgaactatacatatttatattatttaacattatatgtataaaataatattttgaaaactaaaaagtGTCCCTAAAGAAGGTCTAAAATTAAGGTTGCTTAttcggccggttccggttctagtCGGACCAATTGATTGGTTAACCGatttcaatttttcataaatCTCAGAACTGAAACTGGAATCGGTCAGTTCCGGTTCAAACcgtaaccgatgtgtaattttaatccaaatttatttttaattttaaataattcaataagaaaaaataataatccaacatctaaaaatatataacaaataatacctaaaaattcaaataaacacacaaaacaTACAAACCAACAATACAATAATATTCATGTCGTTAATTGATGGGTAAGGATGATACGaatgtagtactactattttgtaaAGAATCATTAAACGAATTAACAAACAGTAGGTAAGActagtttatgttgacatttcttttttttgaaaaatggaGTTCTAAATTTTagctatttttttaaaaaaaattataaaattgaatttcattttccctttttttggCTAAACAAATATTCAATGGAATTTCCAATACTAATCGATCTTGTTGTGACTTTTTGTTTAAAACGGAACATTTGATAAATTAAGCTagatttattagtatattaaattataagaaaaataaaatagaattgtAATCCGGTTCATGATTCCGGAACCGgttcttttaaaaaaatggaactGGTACCGGAATTGGGACTGATTAgtcccggttccggttccggttccgattaACCGAGAACCAGAGAACCATTTAAGTACccatatctattttttttatgagagcaacgagagaagagaaagagagaaatgtTTGTATGTGttcattattaaataaaacaaattttatttgacactggaaaagaaaacaaagttagttacGACTTCATCCATCTGTAAAGCAAGCTAGAGAAGAAACATGTGAACAAAGTTGAAGAGTATCTTAAAATTTGAAAGTTTGGATAATAATGAACTTTTCTTTTCCATTTAATGTTTATCTATAGCATCAtcaatctcataataaaaacaatattaGCAGTATGGATTGAAACAATTGCTCTTCTTGTACTTGTAACTGTAGTTCTATTTTTATTGAAGTGgtttttaatttcttaaactGTCATTTTACAATTACAGAATGACTTTAATCTTAAGGTGCATATTTAACTATGAATAATATCTCTCAATATATCATAATTTGTGATATActccaaacaaataaataaagaaacCCGATTCCTTAACTATCATACAAGAAGATTTTAAGAATTAACAAATATAGTTCGATACCTAACATGATATAGACCGATGAAATATGAAATAATTAGGCTGCATTTCAcaagttttataaaaaaatataattatctcTTTGATTTGCTTTGATAGAGGAAACAAAAGATAAGATAAAATTGACAAACAACGCAAAAAgggtaatataaaaaataaccaGTAGTATTATTTATGAACTCGGCGCATAAAGCAAAAACTCAGTAGTATAATTTTCCATTATGCACAATATCATCTTTTTTTAGAGTATTATTTTAGTATTAAAAGCAAAATTCAATATCATATTGCTAAAAATTTATagtatcatttaaaaaaaacatcattCCATCAAAAGCAAAATACAATATCATTATTGCTGAAGATCAACATCATTTTCTTATGAATATCTTAGTTCATATGCAACACTATCAATTTTCAGCTTTTATAATACATAAGTAATTAAGATTTTATTAGAATCACAATAAAATTATCtcaattaaatgaaaataaaaacgaATAAAATCGTACGTACTACAGTTTTTAATTAGTGGGACTACACTAACGTACAAGTGCAAAAGACCCATACATTAAATGGCAAAAGAAATCAACAGCTAAAAGGTTCCAAGAGGGTATCAAAATTAACTAAATCTTGCCCAAACCATATTACTCCTATTAACCTTATTAGTAATTTTCTGTACGCCTATAAAAGTTGGGGAACCACGCACATATCTCACTCACTCCAAACAATAGAAATTACATAAAACCATAAATGGAGAAGGCAACAGTGACCATCGTGGGCGTACCTCCACAGCCTCTCCATCCCATACATCCTTCTCGACAGAGAAGACTGCTACGCCTCTCTATGGCAAAAACACGGTCGTGGCCACCGGAATATCGACCGATCCCAGCATTCCTGAGATCGAGGGGCTGGGGAGCTACTGCATTCCACCGACTATAAGAACGGCGGTAGGTTCGCTGGAAAAAAGGTTTTGGTGGtcgtgataaggctaatttcatgcatgggtctagggacttaattcgtgattttattggggctaacgcacgttttaagccaggtgtgtgaaggaattcgccagatccaggaaagaagaccaaaaaatcacaggGTCGAGGAaatggcgatttagtgaacgattatgaagagaattgctcgacggaggaagctctagagttgaagggtagaatagggatttctacgaagactcgagggctatgtccgcatctataaaaggcagaagcatgcaagctggagggatcttctcggtggagacctcaccacagcctgttgcttagttcatttTTCCATACACACACTTGGTACTAATTTGCGGAGATTTCAGTTCACACGTCcggggtttcatcttagctttcgatagtgtgtaacaccgctcttatttggggcgaagaaacaatttctcTTTCGCTTTCCGGATTTTACTTAccctgccgagcttcgttgttcgaagctcggttcgctgtttttaCCGAAGAATCTCTggttttaatgcaagtttgattttctgttatggcaattgtgttgatttctagtTTGATTGTTTCGTTGTTgagattttggtgttttaaattgtctgagttggatgcgtttcgcagctgtttttgagtcattgcaggttaatggtcagatctgggagattggagttggattgtagAGGAATCCGTGTTTGATCTGCtgaatttgtttgttgttgagttcggatgtcttggatccggagtggatcaagtattctggcGTGAATCTgaagtagtttcgatctgatttttatgcctagtttacgtgtttttctttcattccgtctagtgtacgcagatctgatgtgtttccattttgtggcaagtttccgacgaGCAAATTTCTATAtcctgttcgaatctcgctttgtgttctgttttgttcatctgcaagtttaatccAGCTGAGAGGATGCATTGTGCTACGAGCTAGCGTCAAAGTTTGTTGTCTGCAGTCCTTTCTGTACTTGCCACTTTTTGAatgatggtccccactttcagttatattctgtttagctagattaggtagttgtttacactgtccaggaagtggttatgtttcttgctgtcgaagtctgaatttacaagttaacatgtcctaggtctagcatttacatttcctgcctaggtctagagttagtttaaaattctcaacccttttgcgtggcagcagccatttgtttgtccaaagcctctgagcactactttgcgagtccatctctgtgggatcgaccccacttccctatactaattcatagtattcgggttgagggatttatattattttttgaaaggggAGTTGAGAGTGTCCAACGACTAAAGCACtgtatgttctcttgagttcctggaccctgtgctctagtggacttaagaagcatggtgtcttgaccgagcgctTGCATTGATCAATTTATGTGCATACGTACGAAAGAGCGTCTCTCTGAATCTCTCCCCCCCCCCCTTCCAGGTCGGAAGTGGGAATTCCGGCATAGAGATCGCAGTTGATCTGTCCGACCACGGTGCAAGAACCTCCATAGTCATCCGGAGCCATTTGCATGGCTAATAGAGTTGTCAACTAGGTCAGGCCTGGTATGGAGGCAGGGGATTATCTTAATTTAGTTGAAAAATGGTATTGGCTACTATTTTGTGATTATTTAATTGCTTTAATTAATACGTATGGTACATGTTGAATTTGTGGGTGCAGGTTCATGTAGTGTCAAGGAGAATATCAGCTATGGCAATTGCTATAATAACGTATACATCGCTCAAGTGGGCTGACATATTTGCAACAATTATGAGCAGGATTGTGTTTGGAGACTTATCCAAATATGGAATTCAAAGGCCTCAAAGATGAAATTGGGAAATACCCTGCTGTTGTTGTGGATAAGATTAAATCTGGAGAGATTAAGGTTTGTTAGCCGGTTCATGATTCTAGTACTAACATTTATGATTAGTGATTAATGAATAATGTTTATGGTTAATGCAGGTGTTGCCTGCGGGGAAGTGTgtgataatttcattaattaacaAATTGTACTTATTTGTTTAAATGTGCAGGAagattattatttattgaatgaTGATGGGCTTGCAAAGAACGCTTATCCAAACAACTGGAAGGGTACAAATGGGCTTTATTGTGCTGGGCTGGCCCGTATGGAGCTGCTATTGATGCCCAAAATATAGCCCACCACATCAAATCCCAGATTTGACCATTTTGAAAAAACAAGCTTTAAACTCATCTCTCTCATTGGAATGAAGAGAAGAACGAGATCctcaaagaaaataatcaaGGCTACAATTACAACATTTTTAATAAAGAAAGAATGCAATCCAATACAATGCATTCCTTCcgtttattataatattttgcGCTTTTTAATTCTACAATGAACTATATGTATATTTGAAAAGAATCATGGAAACTTCATCAACTTTGAAATTCGACCATATCAAATactttttttgcatttttttcaaACCATGAATGCTATTTTGGTACATGCCCACCTAAGGTATTTAAAGATATAAGGAGTAGTAAATATCATAATAAATACTTGTAGTAGTATAAAATCAAGATTGCATATTAAGCCTTTCACCTAATatcatatactagtagtataatttaacttttattaataattaatattaacaataaaattctTCTTGTACACAATCCTGGTGTGAATAAGTAAATATCTACATAATatagaaattaatttaaatctacCTTTATTTGTAAATTAATTTAGCAAATTCCTAAAGTGTTGTAAATGATGATAATTTGCTTGGATTAATTAACACTCCCCGTAATATTGATGCCTATTTTACTTTATCTAATTTTAACACTTATTTCATTGATTGTAAAAACTTGATTTGAGAATTACAGATTTTTTATCTCCACATATCATATAAGTATGTGTTCATAtttgataaaaattaaaaatgaaaaaaaatatagtaatagtACTTATTTAAGTCTTCCTTTAGAAACCATCGCCCTCTTCCCTCTTAGAAAAAGAATAGTACTCctacttatttattttctttatttttgcaGGTTCGATACACGTTATCGTAATTGATACGTgtcataatattcatttttataaaaataagataTTGCTATGTTTTAGATAATCAAATACATTAATAAAGAATATGTACAGGAACAAAAACAGATGATACAAACGAATTAACATCCGTCAGAACATAGCACATAATAAAATCaatgaattaaaattattaaacgATCGCAATTTATAATTACACGCAATCACgataaaaatcaatataaaacaCATTTAAACACCCTCAATTAATATCCCCACAATTAAGACAAAACATCCATCTCAATAAACAGAATGTTGCGTGTATGTACAtgacttaattttattttattttaaaagaagATGGAAATTAAATGAATTTGGGAAGGTTGGGTCCAGACTACGAAAACGTCGTGATTGAAACAATAATTTGATTTTTCCCTTGAAAAGAAttgtatataaataatactaacataatataattatacatacaAATAAACGTGGTTCCTCAGTGAATTCATGATAACTAATTTTTATTCGCAATGTGTATacttattatatttttctttattagtACTATGTCCAATATAAAAGTAGCTAGGACCGTTATAGCATTAAATTTAATGGAGTACTATAGTTTTGGGGTGATcctgcatatatatatatatatgacaaAAACAAATTGAGCAAGTGAGAGAGACAACCTATCTTCAACATGTgcaatcagaaaaaaaataatggtaCGTCTTCCAAACATAGTTCACATTATGAGAAAAGTTAGAGGATTGAATGTGACATAtatgtaatgcttagttagcCCCAAATACAAAGCTACATCTTCATGTGGTGTATATTTGAGACGATGCTTACAATAATAGAATAATGTTCACAACTATAATAGTACGTGTTAGATTGGAATCTTAATGTGCTCTCAAATTTTAACAGTAAAATTAGTAACAAAGTGCCctgtattttaaaaaaactaatttatataacacaaatttataaattacgTATCGTATCATCAATCGTGCTCGCGCTTTGTGGTATCACCAatctccttttttttctttcttattcatCTTAAATTTGCATTGCATTGCATTGctataaaaattcaataattataattttccaCATTAATATCAAATCACCGATAAAGTTTACCAATATTTTGTTAGGAAAGTCATACATATTTAATACTCATAGGTGGTATTCGCTtgccaagataaaataataccaagatataatatAAGATTGagttatgaaattattttagttatagggGGTTAGCTAAGACTagttatctcatgattatccatctaggattgagttgtgagattgaatctcataaaccaaacacactacaaatttaatcacggatacaatcttgcaaaccgaacaccccctaatATTAccttgggatgggtaatttattgtttttaatgACTAATTTTGCTATATAAATATTGTTtatacatattttaaatttataattatttaaattaaaaacagTGAATAATGTAAATTTTGGAGATGTATTGCTAGATGGCAATAGCATCGTAGTATCGGGTATTGTGGTCTAGCGCAGAAAAATAGTAGGAAGATGATAGCATGAATATTTGAAGACTTGAAGTTATGGGTTGGGGATGGCTAAATTAAGAGCATTTATTGTGGATTCCCTAAATATTACCTCCGTTCTTTATTAATataggcatttcttttcggcacgaagtttaataatagtgtgttaaatggatggtgaataaagtatgatagaataaagtaagagagattaagaaagaataaagtaaacgTAAgagttactttttgccaaaaatggaaatgattcaattatcttggaacttcccgaaatagaaaaatgactctattaacatagaacggagggagtacatttttagCGGCTGCAAACCATTTCGCTAacaaaaaattctaaaaagtaCAGAAGTATACAACTCCTATTACTATGCAAAATGCAAAGTTCAAAATTTTCATACTCCATTCTTTTTGGATAgctaaatcaattttttttttaaataatacatCTCTTTTCTCTTACTACTTTAATTTTTTCTGTCATCCCTCTACTTCATTTTTTCCCTTAatccacttaacacaattttattaaaattcatgcaAAAAAAATGTCTCTAGCATAACAGAAAGACTAAGGAAATATACTCTTAGGGGCATTGAATGTGCAAAGTTCACTCGTACGGAATAGAATATTATACTTCATCTGTCCCATtataaatgaaacattttctattttggattctctcactcaaaatgaaACACATTGTGAAATAGATGTAGCCCATATTAGTCACATCAAACATCACCATTGCTTCTTCTAAATACAATTTCagaaaaaatacaaatcaaatGTTGGTGCACTTATTTCAGTGTCTCCTGCTTATAAAATAGGAGCCAGTCAATGAAGATTCTATAGAACAATTTGTTGAAGATTCTCTATAtctgtgtgtgtgagagatGGGGTTCAAGAGTGATCTTCTTGTGTGTACCATTTTAGAATGCGAAACAGGGGAAGAAATGCTGATGTCGATGGACTTGGCCAAGAAACAAGGAGCTGATATTGTTGAACTCTGCCTtgcttctctctctttctctcacaTTTCTGAAGTTGAACACATTTTCAACCTCAGAAACTTGCCTTCAATCGTCTCCTTCGGGTAATTCTTTTATTCCCTCAAtcttttttcatatatttatatgtaaaaTACAATGAATCAGATTCAGTGTTTAtgggagtactatatttatatttatttaatcccATTCACCTTTAACgtctttataattttaaaaatctacTCACTGTATACCTTGATTTTAAGTTTGCCAATTTttgatataataaaaaaatgacaataagcacaataaataaaatatgtaaaattttaaaaagtacatggAGTAGACTATGATAAATGATTgttagatatttttttttaattttaaaatatgtaaaatcTACTCACTGCATTCCCGTGAGTTTTAATTTTAGATAGTATACAAGATTTTGTGCTCTGTTTACACCGATCACGTGTCTCCGTTGtgtttatttgataaaaatagaaatgtttcAACCATAGATATATTTGATTGAAACAGAGCGACAATCATCAAATGTCAAATatgaataatattttatttttatttatttattattacgttGAATTTTAAGCGGACATACACGACTCTtgttaattcgaattttaatagTACTACTCCATTTTTCACGTGGTTATGTCGTACTTATGTGGAAGAGCTATCAAGCCATTTTCGTTACAGACCTACGGTTATTACCCTGTGGTTTGTATAATAAGGTATTTACCCAACTATATATGCAATTTTCACCTCATACCCTTAATTAAAGGACCGGTATATTGTATCAATATTtaaatacaattatatataaGAGTATGTTTTTGGGTTGTAAATctattatagaaaaaaatgagggaATAGAAATTCTCTCACttataattttcatattttcatcgttttatagtactactataaaataagaaaaaacgAAAAGTGAAATTATTTCCTTATTCTTTCTTATCAAATTAAAGAGAAAACATTTTACGAAATAGAATTGACATTCTATATAGTAATAAGAATGTAAATCTATAACCAGAAAATACGAAAacaatttttatcattattttcgTTGAAGTATATATAAATTGCAAGTGAGCCAAATTAGTAACCGGAATCTCAAATCATGTCACATATTTGAGCTAGTCGGTAGGAAAATCATAATTAAACGGAATTTCAAATCATGTCACGTATTATATGTCTGCTTTGATAGGTGAAAAAAAACCTAGGGTGGGCCAAAAAAGTAGTGTGTGGTTACTCTGACTATATGATTAAATGCATTAAACATTTTGCGCCAATAATTCATTGAGCATTCCAAAAATGGACGTGGGCTCTGAAAACTACTGCAAATATTAGAGGGACAGAGCTTACCACAAATTTGATGTTTATAATTGGGTGCCTtagatataaataattttggTAGATATACTTGATTATCTATCTCCTACGAAGACGGTTGTAGTCATAACCAATTCACCAAGTCCACTTGTTTAATGGaagaattatatatttttaaatcatAAACAATTTGTAAGAAATATGTTACTctattaaatatctcattttttcttttttattcgtCCATCAATAAATGCTTCAtatcacttttactatattgtTAAGTGGACTctgcattccactaactcattactcacattttattataaaacaaaaatataaaagtaaGCTCCACGTTCCACTTTTATACCCACTTTACTTTGTCAAACAATTTTTCATATCATATAccggtcaaatatgagacatttataAGTATAGTATTTACTTCACTAGTGCAAACCTTTCATTTTAATTGGCAAAATAAATTTCAGAAAGAAACACCCTATCACATTTTCGGCACCGTGGAATCCGGGaccaaaacatttaattataatcAAGGAAATTtgtctcttttttttctctatattttGTTGGTATTTGGAATGGATGTAGATTTTGAAAAGCGATGTTTTCCTTGGGCCCATAGGTGTAAGAAGCAACGAAGAAAGCATTCCGTCTCAGAGGTAACGTGGCACCAAATCATAAACCGGGCTGTTGCCGCCGGTGTCGAGTTTGTCGAGATTAATCACGAGGTCCTcattaatttcaaatatttatatattcattataaTCATATTAATCACGATGAATAATAGTAATCATTTAAATTATGATATTTGGCCAAATGTTTGTTTATCCCACCatttgagaaaaattgaaacatCTAATTTCAAAGATTGATAGACcataatttgatcaaatttaagTATTACTAtctgattaaaaaaattagacacatatttgttttaattttgcaGGTTCGTGCTTGGGAAATTGTAAACGAACTCAAGAGATCACAATCCTCGGACACGAAGGTCATCATATCGAATTACTTAAACACATGTGACTTAACGGCGGAAACACTAGGCAATTTGATTGTAGAAATGCAATCTACGAATGCAGACATCATCAAACTCGTGATCGACGTCGATTACATCACCCACGTAGCTCCCATTTTTCGCATGTTCACACACTGTCAGGTGCCACTGATTGCTCGAGCCGTGGGAGAGAGAGGGCTCATCAGCCAACTCCTCGGCCCCAAATACGGCGCATTCATCGTCTCAGCAAGCCTCAACGGCAAAACCGAGCCAGGACTGCCGCCTCTAGCGAGCATCAGACAGATATACAAACTAGACTGCGTTAACTCCCACACTAAAATATTTGGCGTTGTCTCGAATCCAGTAGGCCATAGCAAAGGCCCCTTCCTCCACAACCCTGCTTTCAGACACACCGGCTTCAACGGCATCTATGTCCCCCTCTTGGTCGACGACCTTAGCGAATTCTTCCGTGTTTACTCCTGCAGCGACTTTGCTGGCTTCAGCATCGGCTTGCCTCACAAGGAGACCGCCCTCGCCTGCTGCCATGAAGTCGATCCATTAGCTCTGGTACAAGTTGCAAGCAGTATATAAGTTATATGTTGTCTCAATTTCATTAGTACGAGGCCTTTTGGGAAGTGTCGGTGAGGACTGGCATTTGattctaattaattttatttttttaatcttttaagTTGATAGGCGCGGTCAATACTATCATCCGGAGGCCCTCGGACGGGCTGCTCGTTGGCTACAACACGGACTGCGAGGCCTCTATAACCGCCATTGAAGATGCATACAGGGGTAGCAGCGTTAATGGACGTCCGCCAAATGTGTCACCGATCTCTGGGAAGCTGTTTGTCTTGATTGGAGCTGGTGGAGCGGGCAGAGCTATGGCGTTCGGGGCTAGGAGTAGAGGGGCACGCGTTGTTATCTTCAACCGCAATTTTGGTATGACAGCATGGATTCTTGATTATGCTTATAATTTGTGAGTGTTTGACATCTTTTTCTTGGGTGGTGAAGAAAGAGCAAAGGCTCTTGCTGAAGCTGTTTCTGGGGAAGCTATGCCCTACGAGTGCTTGAACGGATTCCGGCCTGAAAAGGGGATGATTCTTGCTAACTCTTCTGCTATTGGGATGGAGCCAAATGAAGACCAAACTCCCATTTCCAAGGTTTGGAAATCTCAATTCATTTCACATATATATAACCGTTATATCTAGTTTGTTGCAACCTGTGTGTGTGGTGTGCCTTCTAGGCTGCATTGGCATCGTACGAGCTAGTTTTTGATGCGGTTTACACCCCACGAAACACTCGGTTACTACAAGAGGCGGCTGAGGTTGGAGCCATAGTAGTGAGTGGGGTGGAGATGTTCATCAGACAAGCTCTTGGTCAGTTCAAACTCTTCACTCGTGGATTAGGTAAACATCTATCTCTGTTTTAGACACTGCTTTGCTGCTTCTTCGTATGATGATTAAGTAACTATATACTATATTACCGTGTTGGTTGTCTGTTTTGGATGATTTCAGCACCAGAGGAATTTATGCGCAAGGTTGTGCTAGAGCATTTCTGAAGGTATTCAACAAAAGAGCACATTAAAAGAGATTTATGTAAATAAATTAGAGCAATTCCTGCATTCTGATTGTATTCTCACTTCATAAATTTCGCTGTCTTGAAATATATATTCCATTTGCATAATCACTCATTCACAATTGACTTACTATAACAAACTAAACAAGTAGATACTGAACcaacaaattaaaagaaaaagagtAGGTAGAATCAAATGTCTAATTCTTTCATCAGAGTTGGTCTGCTCACATTCTTCAATGATGCCATCAACAAACTTTGCATCATAAACACTAAAAAATGGGAATGACATTCAAGTAGTTAGTCCTCATACTCAGTGACAACTGCAAATTATATATGTTCAATCCTTTGCATTGACTATATCATATTATCGGAAAGATCCATAACTCAAAATCATGTTACCTCAATATTAGCTGATGATGTGAACTAGTATTATCATATTTGCTTATGTGTCTGTTAGAGTCTTATTTGAATTTAAGAAATCTTAGCAAATGTAAAGATGTTAGTACACTTTTCTTAGCTTAGTATGTTAAGATATACAGTACCAAAATTTCGACAACAAATAGTCTTGATTTATTCCAACTCTACACAGTATTATATTGAAAACATATATTATGTTTTCATGAGTGGGCATTTGGTCTAGTGGTATGATTCTCGCTTTGGGTGCGAGAGGTCCCGAGTTCGATTCTCGGAATGCCCCTTAATTTTCTTCACCATTTTGTTGTACAACTGTCTTC
Proteins encoded in this window:
- the LOC121810875 gene encoding bifunctional 3-dehydroquinate dehydratase/shikimate dehydrogenase, chloroplastic-like isoform X1 gives rise to the protein MGFKSDLLVCTILECETGEEMLMSMDLAKKQGADIVELCLASLSFSHISEVEHIFNLRNLPSIVSFGCKKQRRKHSVSEVTWHQIINRAVAAGVEFVEINHEVRAWEIVNELKRSQSSDTKVIISNYLNTCDLTAETLGNLIVEMQSTNADIIKLVIDVDYITHVAPIFRMFTHCQVPLIARAVGERGLISQLLGPKYGAFIVSASLNGKTEPGLPPLASIRQIYKLDCVNSHTKIFGVVSNPVGHSKGPFLHNPAFRHTGFNGIYVPLLVDDLSEFFRVYSCSDFAGFSIGLPHKETALACCHEVDPLALLIGAVNTIIRRPSDGLLVGYNTDCEASITAIEDAYRGSSVNGRPPNVSPISGKLFVLIGAGGAGRAMAFGARSRGARVVIFNRNFERAKALAEAVSGEAMPYECLNGFRPEKGMILANSSAIGMEPNEDQTPISKAALASYELVFDAVYTPRNTRLLQEAAEVGAIVVSGVEMFIRQALGQFKLFTRGLAPEEFMRKVVLEHF
- the LOC121810875 gene encoding bifunctional 3-dehydroquinate dehydratase/shikimate dehydrogenase, chloroplastic-like isoform X2, which gives rise to MGFKSDLLVCTILECETGEEMLMSMDLAKKQGADIVELCLASLSFSHISEVEHIFNLRNLPSIVSFGCKKQRRKHSVSEVRAWEIVNELKRSQSSDTKVIISNYLNTCDLTAETLGNLIVEMQSTNADIIKLVIDVDYITHVAPIFRMFTHCQVPLIARAVGERGLISQLLGPKYGAFIVSASLNGKTEPGLPPLASIRQIYKLDCVNSHTKIFGVVSNPVGHSKGPFLHNPAFRHTGFNGIYVPLLVDDLSEFFRVYSCSDFAGFSIGLPHKETALACCHEVDPLALLIGAVNTIIRRPSDGLLVGYNTDCEASITAIEDAYRGSSVNGRPPNVSPISGKLFVLIGAGGAGRAMAFGARSRGARVVIFNRNFERAKALAEAVSGEAMPYECLNGFRPEKGMILANSSAIGMEPNEDQTPISKAALASYELVFDAVYTPRNTRLLQEAAEVGAIVVSGVEMFIRQALGQFKLFTRGLAPEEFMRKVVLEHF